A window of the Thermoanaerobaculia bacterium genome harbors these coding sequences:
- a CDS encoding putative toxin-antitoxin system toxin component, PIN family, giving the protein MKVFVDTNVLVAAYATRGLCSDLLRLILAQHELVVSRQVLDELERALRGKIGLPEGLIGEILATLAAHMFETEPDLLSPIALRDSDDEPILAAALAAGAAALVTGNADLLDAAPGAPLSILSPRAFWLQQRGG; this is encoded by the coding sequence GTGAAGGTTTTCGTCGACACCAACGTGCTGGTGGCGGCCTACGCCACGCGCGGGCTGTGCAGCGACCTCCTCCGCCTGATCCTCGCGCAGCACGAACTGGTCGTCAGCCGGCAGGTTCTGGACGAGCTCGAGCGGGCGCTGCGCGGAAAGATCGGCCTGCCAGAAGGACTCATCGGCGAGATCCTCGCGACCCTCGCGGCACACATGTTCGAGACCGAGCCAGACCTTCTCTCCCCCATCGCGCTCCGCGATTCCGATGACGAACCGATCCTCGCAGCGGCCCTGGCTGCGGGCGCGGCGGCGCTCGTCACCGGCAACGCAGATCTCCTCGACGCCGCACCCGGCGCGCCGCTGTCGATTCTGAGCCCCCGCGCCTTCTGGCTCCAGCAGCGGGGCGGCTGA
- a CDS encoding ribbon-helix-helix protein, CopG family codes for MKSSTLTLRLDPDLDSLLEKLVAQTGRSRSELAREALRRQLTLVEFEQQRRRVLPYAEARGYLTDEDVFREIS; via the coding sequence ATGAAGAGTTCTACCCTCACCCTGCGCCTCGATCCTGACCTCGATTCGTTGCTCGAAAAGCTGGTCGCGCAGACCGGGCGGAGCCGCAGCGAGCTGGCTCGGGAGGCGTTGCGGAGGCAGTTGACGCTGGTCGAGTTCGAGCAGCAGCGGCGGCGGGTGTTGCCTTATGCCGAGGCGCGCGGATATCTCACGGACGAGGACGTTTTCCGCGAAATCTCTTGA
- a CDS encoding CopG family transcriptional regulator, with translation MRTTLVLDDDVLDSARALAERRGVPIGKVVSELARKGLSAPEPGARRNGILLFPVQPDAGVVTPEIVCELLEGRD, from the coding sequence ATGCGCACGACTCTCGTTCTCGACGACGACGTTCTCGACTCCGCTCGGGCTCTGGCGGAACGCCGCGGCGTTCCGATCGGGAAGGTCGTCTCCGAGCTCGCTCGCAAGGGGCTCAGTGCGCCGGAGCCTGGCGCGCGGCGCAATGGGATCCTCCTTTTCCCAGTCCAGCCCGACGCCGGCGTCGTGACGCCGGAGATCGTGTGCGAGCTACTCGAGGGGCGCGATTGA
- a CDS encoding ribbon-helix-helix protein, CopG family: MVRTTVYLTEELKAELELAAEKSGESEAEIIRRGVAAAVAEIAANAARRPRIPLFTSSDPGLAERVDEALAGFGER; this comes from the coding sequence ATGGTTCGGACCACGGTCTACCTCACCGAAGAGTTGAAGGCGGAGCTCGAGCTGGCGGCGGAGAAGTCCGGCGAGAGCGAAGCGGAGATCATCCGACGGGGGGTAGCGGCGGCGGTCGCGGAGATCGCCGCGAACGCCGCTCGTCGGCCGCGCATCCCGCTCTTCACCAGCAGCGACCCTGGGCTCGCCGAACGCGTCGACGAAGCGCTCGCCGGCTTCGGCGAACGATGA
- a CDS encoding PIN domain-containing protein has product MILLDTSGLLAWIDAGQRRHGDVAAAMATIAPPFVLSPFVLAEIDYLLGERVGPAAEQALLAEIEGGAFELPPFDAADIGAALRVIERYSDFPLGLADASLVVLSERYRTLSLLSLDERHFRTLRGHRGRPFELIPETR; this is encoded by the coding sequence ATGATCCTTCTGGATACCAGTGGCCTGCTCGCCTGGATCGATGCCGGCCAGCGGCGGCACGGAGACGTCGCCGCCGCCATGGCGACGATCGCGCCCCCCTTCGTCCTCTCGCCGTTCGTCCTGGCAGAGATCGACTATCTGCTTGGGGAACGGGTCGGTCCGGCTGCCGAGCAGGCGCTTCTCGCGGAGATCGAAGGCGGAGCGTTCGAGCTGCCGCCATTCGACGCCGCGGATATCGGTGCCGCCCTGCGAGTCATCGAGCGCTACAGCGACTTCCCGCTCGGCCTCGCCGACGCCTCGCTCGTGGTCCTCTCCGAACGCTATCGAACGCTCTCGCTGCTCTCCCTCGACGAGCGCCATTTCCGCACCCTGCGCGGCCATCGCGGTCGCCCGTTCGAGCTGATTCCGGAAACGCGCTAG
- a CDS encoding superoxide dismutase, which translates to MHELPKLTYAFDALEPHIDARTMEIHHGKHHQAYVDNLNKALANEADLAKLPVEDLLRGFATVPDAIKTAVKNHGGGHANHSLFWEIMGPDGGGSPIGPLAAEINGAFGSLSSLQEKVNAAAMGQFGSGWGWLVVADGKLDVIARPNQDSPLAEGKTPLLGVDVWEHAYYLNYQNRRADYLKAWWNTVRWDKVAERYTKAKA; encoded by the coding sequence ATGCACGAACTGCCCAAACTGACCTACGCCTTCGACGCGCTCGAGCCGCACATCGACGCGCGCACGATGGAGATCCACCACGGCAAGCACCACCAGGCCTATGTCGACAACCTGAACAAGGCCCTGGCCAACGAAGCCGACCTCGCGAAGCTCCCGGTCGAGGACCTCCTGCGCGGCTTCGCCACGGTTCCCGACGCCATCAAGACGGCGGTCAAGAACCACGGCGGCGGCCACGCCAACCACTCGCTGTTCTGGGAGATCATGGGTCCCGACGGCGGCGGCTCGCCGATCGGCCCGCTGGCGGCCGAGATCAACGGGGCTTTCGGCTCGCTGAGCTCCCTGCAGGAGAAGGTCAACGCCGCAGCCATGGGCCAGTTCGGCTCCGGCTGGGGCTGGCTGGTGGTGGCCGACGGCAAGCTCGACGTCATCGCCCGCCCGAACCAGGACAGCCCGCTCGCCGAAGGCAAGACCCCCCTCCTCGGCGTCGACGTCTGGGAGCACGCCTACTACCTGAACTACCAGAACCGCCGCGCCGACTACTTGAAGGCCTGGTGGAACACCGTCCGCTGGGACAAGGTCGCCGAGCGCTACACCAAAGCCAAAGCCTGA